A single genomic interval of Fructobacillus americanaquae harbors:
- a CDS encoding PadR family transcriptional regulator: protein MYDLLILSLLSTRDMSGYKLAMVLGSTVVPRRKISNGVLYPVLNRMEKAGFIQSVDGNVRNSKIFHITGLGHERLIELINEPVVQDANRDNSYHFKFRSFSYLARDKQIEILTDYRNAILTDRNVYQELSTHYREETKDHPERADFYRWGLKTLTLKDNLALAKLAWIDESLQELKENEI from the coding sequence ATGTACGATTTGTTGATTCTGTCACTGCTAAGTACACGAGACATGTCGGGTTATAAGCTTGCCATGGTTTTGGGCTCAACAGTGGTACCTAGACGCAAGATATCAAACGGTGTTTTATACCCAGTTTTAAACCGGATGGAAAAAGCCGGCTTTATCCAAAGCGTCGACGGGAATGTCCGAAATTCAAAAATTTTTCATATTACTGGGTTAGGCCACGAGCGACTAATTGAATTAATCAACGAACCGGTTGTCCAGGATGCCAATCGCGATAATTCATATCATTTTAAGTTTCGGTCCTTTTCGTACTTGGCAAGAGATAAGCAAATAGAAATTTTAACCGATTATCGCAATGCCATTTTAACGGACCGTAATGTTTACCAGGAATTGTCCACGCATTATCGAGAGGAGACGAAAGATCACCCCGAGCGGGCTGATTTTTATCGCTGGGGGCTGAAAACGCTCACCTTAAAAGATAACCTGGCGCTAGCTAAGCTGGCCTGGATTGATGAATCTCTGCAAGAATTAAAGGAGAACGAAATATGA
- a CDS encoding CPBP family intramembrane glutamic endopeptidase: MTRKNTLTGLIIPVALFLVLELLITQLGVYQALNALYYHFNLTQFEANFLFKISELFVVILLNHWITKQSFYMHRSFTIWDYAFWLLIIAMALPFFKTPDLIISLATGVMGGFSEEFLTRGVLLGRFLDYTSRNGYSYRKLMEAVAISNLIFALLHLTNLSHASLQYVLVQIVLSFFGGLAYSALYVQTGSLWYPIALHFATDYMRTANDMSQIQDGRFESMALMVLNYLKIGLIIYVFWPRKHAPALVQRIQTDRKN; the protein is encoded by the coding sequence ATGACACGGAAAAATACTTTAACTGGTTTGATTATTCCAGTTGCATTATTTTTAGTACTGGAATTATTAATTACTCAATTAGGTGTTTATCAAGCTCTGAATGCTTTATATTATCACTTTAATTTAACTCAATTTGAAGCGAATTTTTTGTTTAAAATAAGTGAATTATTTGTGGTGATTCTTTTAAATCATTGGATTACTAAACAATCTTTTTATATGCATAGATCATTTACTATATGGGACTATGCATTTTGGCTTTTGATAATTGCAATGGCTTTGCCATTCTTTAAAACACCTGATCTAATTATCAGTTTGGCCACTGGTGTGATGGGGGGATTTTCTGAAGAGTTCTTAACACGGGGTGTTTTGTTAGGAAGATTTCTCGACTATACATCGCGTAATGGATACTCTTATCGCAAGTTGATGGAAGCTGTGGCTATTTCTAACTTAATTTTTGCATTGTTACATCTTACTAATTTGTCTCATGCATCTTTGCAGTATGTTCTAGTTCAGATTGTTTTATCTTTTTTTGGTGGTCTTGCATACAGTGCTTTATATGTTCAGACTGGAAGCCTTTGGTATCCGATTGCTTTGCATTTTGCAACCGATTACATGCGAACAGCTAATGACATGTCTCAAATTCAAGATGGCCGCTTTGAATCTATGGCTTTGATGGTACTAAATTATCTCAAAATAGGATTAATTATTTATGTTTTTTGGCCACGAAAACATGCTCCAGCCTTGGTGCAACGGATTCAAACTGATAGAAAGAACTGA
- a CDS encoding DHA2 family efflux MFS transporter permease subunit has protein sequence MNNTNERSAKRWWALLALSLGVFMGLLDVNIVNVALPTMVKSFHTTFSNVQWVISAYTISYAVVILVLSKLADMYGRKKMFLTCMIIFVVASGVNGLAPSLLVLDIGRAVQAFGGGGLMTISMALVASIFEGKERGFAMGILGSVMGLSTVSGPLIGGILSEAFGWPAVFYVNVPIGIFAAILVWLTVAETPSYGQGQKIDFVGMLLSAVAIFSAVFGLIQKEDNPHLAWTSPKIALWLLAAAVLLAIFIFVELKIDKPMMNLALFKNKNFVGAVFVAFALGSAIYSNNVFLTSLMQNYMGYSAFSTGVRQIPLTMWALFLGPVTGYLSSKFSTRKLISGSLLLSALSFLVFLNAMTTKLAYTDLLAPMALLGISNALINPLLNTAGLAGAKPEEIGMTSGLINVFRQLGVSFGVVILGLSQTNQYDDYLNNHMTFTGVPTEVLAAIKHALIDAGPFASQAFVTSAKMTHLPFHSTLKTVTDNAFFAGMRGVTVASLLITAVGGVLAFFLLQDPAKKEN, from the coding sequence ATGAATAATACAAACGAGCGCTCAGCAAAGCGCTGGTGGGCACTCTTAGCCTTATCTTTGGGTGTCTTCATGGGCTTGTTGGACGTGAATATCGTCAACGTTGCCCTGCCAACGATGGTGAAGAGCTTTCATACGACTTTTAGCAATGTCCAGTGGGTGATTAGTGCCTATACCATTTCATACGCTGTCGTGATTTTAGTTTTGTCAAAGTTAGCCGATATGTATGGTCGCAAGAAGATGTTTTTGACATGTATGATCATCTTCGTGGTTGCTTCCGGAGTGAACGGATTAGCACCAAGCTTGTTAGTCTTGGACATCGGTCGTGCCGTGCAAGCCTTTGGTGGTGGTGGATTGATGACCATCTCAATGGCTTTGGTTGCTTCCATTTTTGAAGGGAAGGAACGTGGCTTTGCCATGGGAATTTTGGGTTCTGTGATGGGGCTTTCAACTGTTTCCGGTCCTTTGATTGGTGGTATTTTGTCTGAGGCCTTTGGTTGGCCAGCCGTTTTCTACGTCAATGTGCCAATTGGTATTTTTGCAGCTATCTTAGTTTGGCTGACGGTAGCCGAAACACCAAGTTATGGTCAGGGACAAAAGATTGACTTTGTGGGTATGCTTCTTTCAGCTGTTGCCATCTTTTCAGCTGTCTTTGGTTTGATTCAAAAGGAAGATAACCCACATTTAGCTTGGACAAGTCCTAAAATTGCGCTGTGGTTGCTAGCTGCAGCCGTCTTGTTGGCGATCTTTATCTTTGTTGAGTTGAAGATTGACAAGCCAATGATGAATCTGGCACTCTTTAAGAATAAGAACTTTGTCGGAGCGGTTTTTGTTGCTTTTGCGTTGGGTTCCGCCATTTATTCAAACAATGTTTTCTTGACGTCTTTGATGCAAAACTATATGGGTTATTCAGCCTTTAGTACGGGTGTCCGTCAAATTCCATTAACAATGTGGGCGCTCTTCCTTGGGCCAGTGACGGGTTACTTGAGTAGTAAGTTTTCAACGCGGAAGTTGATTTCTGGTTCATTGTTATTGTCTGCCTTGTCTTTCTTGGTCTTCTTAAACGCGATGACGACTAAGTTAGCTTATACTGATTTGCTTGCGCCAATGGCTTTGTTGGGAATTTCAAACGCTTTGATTAACCCATTGTTGAATACTGCCGGTTTGGCCGGTGCAAAGCCAGAAGAAATCGGGATGACGTCTGGTTTGATTAACGTCTTCCGTCAATTGGGTGTTTCTTTTGGTGTCGTCATCCTTGGTTTGTCACAAACGAACCAGTATGACGACTATTTGAACAACCACATGACCTTTACGGGTGTTCCGACAGAAGTTCTCGCTGCCATTAAGCACGCCTTAATCGATGCCGGTCCATTTGCCAGCCAAGCTTTTGTGACCAGTGCTAAGATGACGCACTTACCATTCCATTCGACATTGAAGACTGTAACCGACAACGCCTTCTTTGCCGGCATGCGTGGCGTGACGGTGGCTTCACTTTTGATTACTGCTGTTGGTGGCGTTTTGGCTTTCTTCTTGTTGCAAGATCCTGCTAAAAAGGAAAACTAA
- a CDS encoding DUF1003 domain-containing protein produces the protein MKKNEKVQVNDALWCLVDHREYDMIDGNFIHELDSFIVALIQKDYPKVANNSFICSEHLVHYRLQKMDKMISDDSHKNRQINERMTRLMSKDSYRVIDVEKQLETTLTFGQKVADAVARFGGSWPFVISFVGIIVVWILINSTHLFGLHFDPFPFILLNLFLSIIAAIQAPLIMMSQNRSSTYDRMESKNDYHVNLKSEEEIRILHSKIDHLIQQDQPNNMQIQKMQMEMLASINNQLTEVRKQQKDQML, from the coding sequence ATGAAAAAGAATGAAAAAGTACAGGTAAACGATGCGCTTTGGTGCCTGGTCGACCACCGTGAATACGATATGATTGATGGTAACTTTATCCATGAACTGGATTCTTTTATCGTGGCACTGATTCAAAAAGACTACCCAAAGGTTGCCAATAATAGCTTTATTTGCAGCGAACACCTCGTGCACTACCGTCTCCAAAAAATGGATAAAATGATCAGTGACGACTCACACAAAAATCGACAAATCAATGAGCGGATGACAAGGTTAATGTCCAAGGATAGTTATCGTGTGATTGATGTTGAAAAGCAATTGGAAACCACATTGACGTTTGGTCAAAAAGTCGCCGACGCCGTCGCTCGTTTTGGTGGTTCATGGCCCTTTGTCATTTCCTTTGTTGGTATCATCGTCGTCTGGATCTTGATTAACTCCACTCATCTGTTTGGTCTCCACTTTGATCCATTTCCATTCATTCTCTTAAACCTCTTTTTGAGTATTATCGCTGCCATCCAAGCGCCCCTAATCATGATGAGCCAAAACCGGTCGAGTACCTATGACCGCATGGAATCAAAAAACGATTACCACGTTAACTTGAAATCGGAAGAAGAAATCAGAATTCTTCACTCAAAGATTGACCACCTCATCCAGCAAGACCAACCGAATAATATGCAAATTCAAAAGATGCAAATGGAGATGCTAGCTTCGATCAATAACCAACTAACAGAGGTCCGTAAACAACAAAAAGACCAAATGTTATAA
- a CDS encoding MetQ/NlpA family ABC transporter substrate-binding protein: MEKEGYQVENKSFTNLLNADIALSEGQVDLNVDQHTAYLNNFNKEKNGQLTALTKIPTVPMGLYPAQKHSLKAVSDGDTIAVPNDPSNTARAYQLLEKAGWIKLRSGVNPITATKNDIVENKYNLNFKEIDSSTIPRVTGDFSYVILPGSVAYNAKISSKKMLVAEKIQSDYYLVATTTKKNAKTKWAKAVQRAYESKEFINYLKKHNDDSYWVMPQ; encoded by the coding sequence TTGGAAAAAGAGGGTTATCAGGTCGAAAATAAGTCATTTACTAACTTATTAAATGCTGACATTGCCCTTAGCGAGGGGCAAGTTGATTTAAATGTTGATCAACACACTGCTTATTTGAATAATTTTAATAAAGAAAAGAATGGCCAGTTGACGGCATTAACCAAGATTCCAACAGTTCCAATGGGACTCTACCCCGCACAAAAGCACTCCTTAAAGGCCGTTAGTGATGGCGATACGATCGCGGTTCCAAATGATCCGTCCAATACGGCACGAGCTTACCAATTACTGGAAAAAGCAGGCTGGATTAAGCTTCGTTCCGGTGTCAACCCAATTACGGCAACTAAAAATGATATTGTTGAAAATAAGTATAATTTGAATTTTAAGGAAATTGATTCATCAACAATTCCGCGAGTAACTGGAGACTTTAGTTACGTAATTCTTCCTGGTTCTGTGGCCTACAATGCTAAGATTTCATCAAAGAAGATGCTGGTCGCTGAAAAGATTCAAAGTGACTATTATTTGGTAGCAACCACGACAAAAAAGAATGCCAAAACTAAGTGGGCAAAGGCTGTCCAAAGGGCCTACGAATCAAAAGAATTTATTAATTATCTGAAGAAACATAATGATGATAGCTATTGGGTCATGCCACAATAA
- a CDS encoding copper-translocating P-type ATPase: MTTSRRFIIALIFSVPMLAKMVLMPFGFHLPGGTITEFGLTTIVMAVSAAPFLKSSWSSFKKHHSNMDTLVAIGTMTAYLYSIYAMIVGQPVFFEGAALVVTFILLGQVFEERMRKNASSAVEKLLDLQAKDAIVIRDGQEVTIPLDQVVTGDLIKVLPGQKIAVDGTIVDGQSTVDESMVTGESMPVEKKAGDAVIGATINTNGSFVFKAGKIGEETMLSQIVEMVKKAQTRRAPIQNLTDRVSGIFVPIVLILAIATFLIWYVFLGSALSTVLVFAISILVIACPCALGLATPTALMVGTGLSAKHGILIKNGEVLEAVNQVKMVIFDKTGTITVGQPVVTDVIGPEKKIMTLAGQLEKNSEHPLAIAVLDYAEKLGLNNQESAKNFAAIEGQGVTGELNGQTAFVGNTRLLAERQIDPDLQKKMQELQAEAKTVVLVGEADQVIGLVAIQDAPKASSKKAIADLKARGLKTIMLTGDNQLVAEAIADQVGIDQVITEVMPNDKADHVQAFQQEGAVAFVGDGINDAPALSTANVGIAMGSGTDVVIESGDIILVKNDLQDVATAIELSAKIFNRIKLNLFWAFIYNVLGIPVAAGLFYGIGFILSPELAGLAMAFSSLSVVTSSLLLNKTRLKTLAAKKSMA, encoded by the coding sequence GGTTTCTGCCGCACCATTTTTGAAGTCATCCTGGTCATCCTTTAAGAAGCACCACTCCAACATGGATACCCTTGTTGCGATTGGGACAATGACGGCTTACTTATATAGTATTTATGCAATGATTGTTGGGCAGCCAGTCTTCTTCGAAGGAGCTGCCTTGGTCGTAACCTTTATCCTGCTGGGACAAGTTTTTGAGGAACGGATGCGTAAAAATGCTTCTAGTGCCGTTGAAAAGTTGTTAGACCTTCAGGCGAAGGACGCTATCGTCATCCGTGATGGGCAAGAAGTCACAATTCCATTAGACCAAGTAGTCACTGGCGACTTAATCAAAGTCTTACCTGGACAAAAAATTGCCGTGGATGGGACCATTGTTGATGGTCAGTCAACGGTCGATGAATCAATGGTAACTGGGGAAAGTATGCCAGTCGAGAAAAAGGCGGGCGATGCCGTCATTGGCGCAACCATCAACACCAACGGTTCCTTTGTCTTTAAGGCCGGCAAGATTGGTGAAGAAACGATGCTTTCTCAAATCGTCGAGATGGTGAAGAAGGCTCAAACTAGACGGGCGCCAATTCAGAATTTGACGGACCGGGTTTCGGGTATCTTTGTACCGATTGTCTTGATTCTGGCAATTGCGACCTTCTTGATTTGGTACGTCTTCCTTGGCTCCGCATTGTCAACGGTGTTGGTCTTCGCCATTTCAATTTTAGTAATCGCTTGCCCTTGTGCATTGGGTCTTGCGACACCGACCGCGCTGATGGTTGGTACTGGCTTAAGTGCGAAGCATGGTATCTTAATTAAGAACGGTGAAGTGCTGGAAGCTGTTAACCAGGTGAAGATGGTTATCTTTGATAAGACCGGGACGATTACGGTTGGTCAACCAGTCGTGACTGATGTCATCGGTCCGGAAAAAAAGATTATGACCTTGGCTGGGCAATTGGAAAAGAATTCAGAACATCCTTTGGCAATCGCCGTTTTGGATTATGCTGAAAAATTAGGTTTGAATAACCAAGAGAGTGCGAAGAATTTTGCTGCAATTGAAGGTCAGGGGGTCACGGGTGAATTGAACGGTCAAACGGCCTTTGTTGGGAATACCCGTTTGTTGGCCGAGCGTCAAATTGATCCTGATTTGCAAAAGAAAATGCAAGAGTTACAGGCTGAAGCTAAAACTGTGGTCTTGGTTGGTGAAGCGGATCAGGTTATCGGTTTGGTTGCCATTCAAGATGCACCAAAGGCCAGCTCAAAGAAGGCGATTGCTGACTTGAAGGCACGCGGATTGAAGACCATTATGCTGACTGGCGATAACCAATTGGTGGCAGAGGCAATTGCTGACCAAGTTGGTATCGACCAGGTGATCACGGAAGTGATGCCAAACGATAAGGCGGATCACGTTCAGGCCTTCCAGCAGGAGGGGGCTGTTGCCTTTGTTGGTGATGGGATTAATGATGCACCAGCACTTTCAACTGCCAACGTCGGGATTGCAATGGGGTCTGGAACGGATGTTGTCATTGAATCTGGGGACATTATCTTAGTTAAGAACGATTTGCAGGATGTGGCGACAGCCATTGAGTTGAGTGCCAAAATCTTTAACCGGATTAAGCTGAACTTATTCTGGGCCTTTATCTATAACGTCTTGGGTATTCCCGTTGCGGCGGGGCTCTTCTATGGCATCGGCTTTATTTTGAGTCCGGAATTAGCCGGGCTCGCCATGGCCTTTAGTTCACTATCGGTTGTGACAAGTTCATTGCTATTGAACAAAACAAGGTTAAAAACATTAGCTGCCAAGAAATCTATGGCATAA
- a CDS encoding DUF2316 family protein, which produces MSLTVAEQVATRAELQKNFAILNWSVDRVAVALQTTPEHLQAVLALEPAYIEEPWILKRFLEEKIRLAGREPVPFTALVGNPEDYWFLKQRRIQSGILAPQ; this is translated from the coding sequence ATGTCATTAACGGTAGCTGAACAAGTCGCAACACGGGCAGAATTGCAGAAAAATTTTGCGATTCTGAATTGGTCGGTTGACCGGGTGGCGGTTGCATTGCAAACAACGCCGGAACACTTACAAGCTGTTTTGGCGCTGGAACCAGCTTATATTGAAGAACCCTGGATTTTAAAGCGTTTCTTAGAAGAAAAGATTCGTTTAGCGGGTCGGGAACCAGTGCCGTTTACGGCACTGGTTGGTAATCCTGAAGATTATTGGTTTTTGAAACAGCGCCGCATTCAAAGTGGTATTCTCGCCCCTCAATAA